The Bacteroidota bacterium sequence ACAAATAGCCACCAATGTATCAGCATACAATGAGTCGCGTGAGATTAGTGGAGTATTTACTGTTCAGGTCGATCTAAAGCCAGATGTGGACCTTGCCAGGGCAGAACAAATTGTGATGGAGGAGCTCAACACATTCATAAAACAGGGACCTACTCAAAATGAGCTGTTACTGGTAAAAAACCGGATTATTTTAGGTTTCATCAGGGGCATGGAGCAAATAGGCGGATTTTCCGGCAAAGCCGATATACTTGCCACGTGCGAAACTTTTGGCGGAGATCCTGTCCTTTAAAAAATTTTCTGAAGCGGATGTATGACGCCACTGCTGCTGACCTTCAGAATACGGCTGCGGAATGGCTCACCGACGGGGATTACACTCTGGAGGTTCTTCCGTTTCCTGATGTCAACGCCAGTGATAAAGGTGTTGACCGCTCAACATTTCCTGCAACGGAGGAGCCGCCACTGGCAAGATTTCCTGAAGTTCAGCGTATCCAACTCAGCAATGGTCTGAAGGTGGTTTTAGCAGAGGTTCATTCAATTCCCCTGGTGGTCTTTTCGATGCTCACCGATGCAGGCTATGCGGCTGATGCAGGCGACATGGCAGGTTTATCAAGGCTGACATCGGATCTGATGGACGAGGGGACAAATAAAAGAACAGGATCTGAGCTCAGCGATGAGCTGAATATCCTTGGTGCACGGATAACAACAGGGGCCTCACTGGATAATTCTTATGTTGCACTGTCGACATTAAAACAGAATCTTGACCCTTCATGTGCTTTATTTGCAGAGGTCATACTTACCCCGTCATTTACTGCAAGTGACTTTAACAGGATACAAAAGTTACAAATTAATAGAATTAAAAGAGATAAAATCGTTCCATCGAGCATAGCCACCCGGGTATACCCAAAGGTTTTGTACGGAGAAGAACACCCGTATGGAAATCCTTGGAATGGGTGCGGTTTTGAAGAGACAGTCGCGAAGGTCACCCTGAATGATGTCAGGGATTTTCATAAAAAATGGTTCCTGCCGAATAATTCAACACTCATCGTGGTAGGTGACATAACAATGGATGAAATATTGCCCAGGCTGGAGAAATTATTCGGTGCATGGAAAAAAGGCCAGATTCCGGGAAAGCAGGTACCAGCGGTAGCACCGGGGCAGAAGCCGGCGGTATATATTGTTGACAAGCCCGAAGCCCCACAGTCGGAAGTCTTTGCAGGCTTTCTGGCACCTTCACCGAAAGATAATGGTACTATCGCCATGGATATCATGAATAAGATATTTGGTTCAGAAGCCGGTGCGCGGTTATTTATGAATATACGTGAAGACAAACATTGGAGCTATGGAGCTTACTCATTCTTTAATGATGTGGCCGGACAACGGCCGTTTATGATGTGGGCGCCGGTGCAGACCGACAAAACAAAAGAAACCATGCAGGAGATACTCAAAGAGGTAAAGGGTATTATTGGTGATAAACCGGTGACACAGGATGAGTTCAGTCATGCCAGCTTGCAGGATTGTGGGAATCCATGTGGTCGATTGAAGGATCACTTGAACAAATCGTCAACTATGGATTTCCGGATAATTATTTCAGCAAATATCCCGGCATGATAAGGTCGCTGACATGGGATGATGTCAATAATGCAGCCAAACGGCTGATGCTTCCTGATCAGATACAATGGGTGATCGTCGGCGACAGGGCCAAGATAGAGCAAGGTATCCGTGAGATGGGTATCAAGGATATTTATTTTGTGGATGGCGACGGGAATCCGGTGAAATAGATCAAGAATAAAGGGATGACATCTCCGCGGAGATGTCATCCCTTTATTCAAGTATCATTTTCTTTGTCAAGACTTTCCCATCATCAAGAATACAGCGAACGATATAGAATCCTTTCTCAAAACCGGAAAGGTCGGTTTGAATAAATAATTGGCCTTTAGTATCTAACCTGTAAATTATTTGCCCCTGGATATTGTATACGATAATCTTTTCACTGTTTGGCGGGAGTTTGAAGTAAACGACGGATGTAGCAGGATTGGGATAGATTAATAAAGTTGTATTATTCATCACTGGAGGAACTGAAAGGATCTTTTCAAGAATAAAATCAAAATGCAAACCATAACGGATATCTATTCCTTTGATAGTATCTGAATAATATCCTTCTGCTTCAGCGGTTACGTTATAATAGCCTGATGCGACCTCAACAGAATAATAACCTGAGGAATTGGACATAACCGGCTCATAACCCTCAACAGTAATTTCTCCATATGGAATTATTTCTCCTTGTATATCAGTTATATAACCATAAAGTTGAACTAAATATTCTGAACGGACCGTGATATTATCAATTAGACATGAAACATAATCGCCCCACCCTCCGCCACTGGTTACAAACCGGATTTTCAATGAAGGCCAGGTAATATAGTCGCTGATGTCGTAATTATAAGTTATCCAGTTTGTTCCGGTAGAATCATCGATTTCATCTACAGTAATCCAATAGATGTTGTTCCATACTTCAACAGATAATTTATTTAAGCCCCTGGCACCATCCCTATTGTTGATGATGTTCAGGTCAAATCCAAGGGTGATACTATCATCAGGCTGATTAAGTAAAATATTGGGACTCACCAAAGCAAAGGAGTAATTTGACACCGTATTATCACATACGAATCCTGCTGAAGGAAATGGGTTTCCTTCTTCCGGGAAAATGATCCAGTTACCCTGGTACGGTGCAAAAGACCAATTTTGATCATCATACGAAAAGGACTCCCAATTTTCATAGAATGGTAAAAAAGCAATGGAGTTTGGCGTAAGTGTTATGTTGCGGTTAATATTATAATAGGGAATGGAAATATTTGATGTCGCCGGATAATATCCATCTTTCTCTACTGTCATCATATAATACCCATGGGGGATATTAAAGACTAAATACTGACCATCCGGAGAACAGATATCTGTATACCCCCCAGGGTAAAGTGTAATCTGTGCACCATCGACGGGCAAAGAAGTAAGAGCATCAGTAACCTTTCCTTTAACACTACCTATTCCATTTATATAAACAGTTGCAGGACCAGTCCACCATGACTCTCCTGAATAATATAGGGCCGAAACGTAATACGCATAGTTACCTGATTCAGTGACTATATCATAATAGCAGGTATCCGGCGCAGATACAAAGGCCAGTAACTCCTGATTTTTCCAAAGATTATACCCAATGAGAGTAAACGTGGCAATTGATTTAATTGAGCCATTGTTTATGGGATTCAAAGAAGCAGGCGTGTTTTTCTGATGAGTTTGCTGTAATTTTTGTGAATTTTCTTCGGATGGTGGGTCCCAACTAACGAAAATATAACCATTATTGAGATTGTCGGCGTAAATTCCCTCCGGTGTAGGGAATTCGCTTCCGCATTCAAATGTCAATGACGTATCAAAGGGACAGCTTACACCCATGTCATACACTGCGATCAGATTATATTCATAGATGCCTGCGGGGGATACAATATCCGTATATAGAGTGTCAGTGACAATGGATTCATTAATTATTACATCATTTCTAAAGATATCATATCCTATGAGGCTGAAACGTACCGTACCGTCATCAAACAGATACCGGCAGGTTCCGCTGGAATTATTAGTGCTTGTGTTGACGGATGGTCTTAATGAAACAGCTTCATCATTTGGTGACATAGAGGGTTTAGCAGGGAGAACATAGGACTTTACTATATGATCTCCCCCAAAAGGCCCATAAACTGTAGCTCGGATCATATACAGGTCGTACTGTCCTGTTGCCCAGCTGGCTCCCACGGCGCGGTCATAGCTTCGACCCTGTCCTGCTGATGTTTCGTCGACAGCTGTAGGAGGACAATCCGGGTAGGTATGTAATTGTTCATGTGCCAGGTAAAAGTCTCCACTTCCTATTGACACATCCAGGCTGTCGATATCAAATTCAACCCATTCGTAATTGGCAGGAGTCACTTCCATTGATCCCAGATCTGTTCCGGGGTAACCATTTGCACCATCATCGTCATAGACGTGGATCATGAATGACTGTAAATTATTCCCTACAGGCCATGACCCATCAAAGATGTGCATATGGTACTTGCGGATTTCACAGGGATATCCTCCAGGTGTGAACCTCACGGCGGTCATTGCACCTGGATCGTACCAGGCTATGGCATTTTCAGGGACGCCATCATCGTAAGCAATTTCATAAATACCGGGTTCTGGACTTGCAGGAGGGCTCCAGGTTAAGTTTACCTCCATGCCTTCGGCTGATGCTCCAAAATTTTGCGGAGGAGTAAAATAATCACACGTATAATAGGTAAATGGATATTCGACGATCATTGACTCACATGTTGGATATTGTGCACTAACTCCAATAACATAAAATTCGCCAACAACCAGATCAGTGAAAGTATATGTCAACTCCGTCATAAATCCCAAATGTGTGCCATTAAGATAAAGATTAAAACCAATGAGGCACGGTGGGGAAACATTCATTGTTGTATCAGCGCGTATTTCAACATCATCGAGGCAAATACCCAGACCTCCATTGTTAATCTCACCTTTAAATCCGATTCTATAATGCTCTGATGGATTTGGAAGGGTCACCACACTTTGTGTCCACTGGGAAATATTTTGTTGAGAAAAAGAAGTTAATGGTTTCCATGGAGTGGCGTCAGAGTTTTTGTAATAGACTTTAAGCTCATCCTGAACCGTGTCTCCGGCTTGCGTATGCCAGAAAGTCAATTTAGGCCAAAAAACATGGCTAAGGTCAAACTCAGGTGTAATGAGCATAGTTGTCGCACTTGTGCCGCCAAAGGCTGCATTGAATAAGCCCGAATGTGCCTGGTCGGGTATCCCGGAAGGACTGCCTGTTTGAACTGTCCAGTATACTGTACTGTCGATGAATTCCTGTGTCCAGCCAGGTGGTATGATTCCGCCTTCAAAGTCTTCGGAATATAGGGTTACTGCACCACCGCCGGCGAAAACGATTCTAAAGGATCCGGGATACAAAGGATCCGGGATAATAGTTGGGGGTAAACAGGTACTATGTAATGTTAAACTTAAGGAAGTGTCGTTTGCAATATGGATATTATCATGACTATACGGTTGAAAATAAGCGAGTTCGACCCAAAGTGAATAATACCCGGTAGCAACATCACTAAAGACGACAATACCATTTTCGGGAGCTAATGCCTCATATACATGAGCCGGATTATTGTCATCATTTTCCAGGAGCACTTGAGCTCCTTCGGGTGACTCATTGCATTCGGTTAAGACATTTATGGTTACGCTTAACGCGTTCCGAATCACATTTGACATCGCAGGTTCGGACTGATTATAAGAATATGACGCTATCACCGCGTACCTGTAATATCCAGTATCCTGGCTGATCCAACCGGTATCATAATAAAATTCATCCAGGACAAGATCATTTATTAATACCCAATTTTCGTAATAAAACTCATCTCCTGGTTTAAGGCGATAAATATCATAATGGCATAAATGCCTGTCACCATCGGTTCCTGATTTGTCAATGTCACCTGGGGGAGTATTTTTATCAATGTCCTGATTTTTCTGCCATGCACGAATTAAAAAATCACCGAAGCCGACAGGCTGCCATTCTCCCGGAGTAGAAATTTCCTGAATATAGCTTCTGCCATCAGGATCCGACATGTCAACGGTCACCGGGGAACAGTTGGGATAATTACCACCCTGAATTTTCACAATATAAAAGTCACCCTCGGTGATGAAGATGTTTTCTGATGAGAAGTCAGCATAGGTCCAACCCCACTCGTAGGGTGCGATCGTTGTAATGGCCAACTGTGTACCGGGAAGACCATTCGTACCGTCATCATCATAAAGTGCCATCTGAAAAGGTGCAAAGAGGTCACCGGGAGGCCAGGTTCCGTCGTAAATATTGACTTCGGCACCCAGGATTTGCGCCGGATAGCTGTCGGGGGTGAACCTTACTGCTGCCATATTGCCTTCTTCCGGCCATGCAAATACACTATCGGCTGTGCCATCATCATATTGATATTGATGGCAGTCCTGCATTTTAAACCAACTGATGTAAGGTATGTTTGGCTGATGATTTGGATCGGCATATACACTGATAACAGGATAAGGCATTTCTATGAAAATAACTTCTAAATCAACAGTTTGTTCAAAATATATGTTTACATTTTCTATTTCCACGGAAACATAACCATCTGCCTTGCACCTGATAAATGGCCCACCGCATGGCAATCGAGCACCATAAGAACAACATGGTACGATAGTATCAATGCCATATCCCTCAATAATGATCCTAACCGAATCCGGACGGGGTATGCCAGGCCAAGTAGAAAAGGTCAAGCCAAGATATCCGCTGTCAGGTGGTAAAAGAGATTGATGATACGAAACTGAGGGATTTGATGTGCCTGTTGTCATCACTTTAAAATAATCCTCTTTAATTCCCACTGCTGAAGAGTGCGGCGTTCCAAAAGAGTTCAGGATGATGAAAAGCAATAAAAAACATGCCGGGACGATTGAGGAAAGAATCTGTTTTTTCATTTCGGTCAGTTTTATGTTCCAAATATACAAATTAATTCTATGTTTTGCAACTATAATATATCCGATAATCACTCCGTACAAAATATTAATACCAAAACACCCGAAAAGGTCGGGGCTGAAAGTGAAATATTTTTCAACAAAATGAAAAATATTTCGTAAAGCATTAATAATCAGTGATAAAATTTTACAGATAGCACCTTATTACGATATACGCAAGGGAAGACCGGTCTTTTTCACCTACCGTGATTTGAGTCCTTAAATAATTTTTTCCATACTGTATCTTTAACGCTCCTGCCTATCGGCAATTCTATTCCCATAATATGGACTGTCAATGACGTGAAGGCGCTTATTTTAGGAATGGAAACGATATAGGATTTATGAATCCTTAAAAATTGATCATAGGGTAATTTTTTTCAAACTCGTGCATGGTTTTTCTTGTCAGATAAGTTTTATCCTCCGCATGGATTTTAATGTATTCACCATAGCCTTCAATATATGAGATATCTTTCAAATATACTTTGAAGACTTTTTTATTATCCCGGATATAAATAAATGGTTCTTCGGCAGGAGTTTGGCGGGATACTGCGATGTTACCTGAAGGTTTTTCCATCCTTTCATAATACCTGTTCACTGCTTTCAGGAATCTTTCCAATGAAATCGGCTTAGGGGATAATCCACCACGTCGAGATCAAAGCCCTTAAGAGCATACTGCCGGTATGCCGTGGTGAGGATGACCTTTGGAGGATGGCTGAGGATTTTGAGAAAATCCAGCCCGCTTATCTGGGGCATGTGAATATCGAGAAACATCAGGTCAATGTTTTCTTTTCTGAGGACATCCATGGCCTGGAGAGCATTACGGCACTCGGCCACGATTTCCAATGTGTCGACTTTTTTGACGTGCGATTTTATCAGTTTGATGGCCAGGGGCTCATCATCCACGATTATGCATTTTGTTTTCGGAGAGGTACTTTCCATTGAGTTATAAATTTATATCCAACTTGATCCGGAAAACACTTTCATCATCAGAAATAATCAGATGATGCCTGTCGGGATACAATAGCTGAAGGCGTTTTTTTACATTTTCAATACCGATTCCGGTAGGCTGGTCTTCATTCGGAATCACTTTGCTGTTGGCAATGGTAAAATTCAGCTTGTCACCGGTTATTTTCAGCTTCAGGGTGATCCATGGAGAGCCCACGTCGTTGCTTGCCCCATGTTTGAAACTGTTTTCAATGAAATGACGAAAAAGGTATATCAATAACATCCATATTGCGGTAAACGGTTAAACGGCAGGTAAATTCTGTCACAAATTTCTTAAAACAGTGCTTAAGGGAATTTTCAAAAATAGTACTCCGGGGCGATAGTGATTAAGAAATTCACTATTATTGCATCTCAGACATAAACTTTCCTATAATCAGTATTTACAACCATGAGCGGTTTTTTTGGCAGTGTTTCAAAAGAAGATTGTGTTTACGATGTTTTTTACGGGACCGATTACCATTCTCACTTAGGTACCAAGCTGGCCGGATTGGCATTTTTTGACCAGGATAAAGGTTTTCAGAATGCCATCCACAGCATTGAAAATGGTTATTTCAGGAATAAGTTCGAAGATCACCTGAAAGACTTTTCGGGATTAGGAGGTATAGGCGTGATAAGTGACACGGATGCCCAGCCTCTGGTCGTATATTCACATCTGGGGAAGTTTGCCATTGCTACCGTCAGTAGAATCGTCAACCTTACCGAACTTGAAGAAAAATTTCTGAAGAAGCACAGGCATTTTTCGGAAAACAGTCAGGGTGTCATCAATCCGACAGAGCTGGTGGCCATGCTTATAAGTGAGGAACAGGACTTTGTTTCGGGTATTGAAAATGTATTTGCATCTGTGAAAGGCTCATGCTCTATGCTGATACTTACGGAAACAGGTATTATTGTCGCCCGCGATAAGTTAGGGAGAACACCCATCATCATTGGCAGGAAAGAGCATGCATATGCTGTGGCATCAGAGACATCCTCTTTTGCCAATTTGAATTTCATGACTGAAAAGTTCATTGGTCCCGGTGAAATTATTTTCATAACCGCCGAGGGATGTCAGACGCTAAAGGCGGCCGGTGAAAAAATGCAGATATGCGCATTCCTATGGGTATATTATGGTTACCCGCCCAGTTGTTATGAAGGGATAAACGTTGAGGATTGCCGGTACCGTTGTGGTGCGGCGCTGGCACGCAAAGACGATGTGGATGCTGATTTTGTTACCGGTATCCCTGACAGTGGTGTTGGGCATGCCATTGGGTACAGTAATGAAAGAAAAATGCCTTATATGCGTCCTTATACCAAATATACCCCTACATGGCCACGCAGTTTTATGCCCCAAAGTCAGCAAATGCGTGATCTGGTAGCCAAAATGAAGCTGATACCGAATGAAGCTCTCATAAAGGGCAAAAAGGGTGTATTTTGCGACGATTCTATTGTGAGAGGAACCCAGCTAAAAGATAATACACGCGATTTATTTGATGCCGGTATTGCAGAAGTTCATATGCGTATTGCATGTCCACCTCTCACTTACCCTTGTATGTTTTTGAATTTTTCCCGTGCCAGAAACACCCTGGAACTGGCTTCACGTAAATCGATAAGCCAGATTGAAGGGACAGAGGATGTTGACTATAACGATTACAGTGATCCTCAATCTGAAAGATATCATCTGATGGTTGATCAGATCAGGCAAAACCTGGGACTCACCTCCCTGAAATATCAGGAACTCAGCGATTTGGTCGCTGCCATTGGCTTACCGAAGGAAAAGCTGTGCACCCATTGCTGGGATGGGTCAAGTTATTATTAAATCGTTCAGAACGATCTTTTAGCAGGGTTAAAAAATCGGCCTTCCATAAATTATCTGATTGAATTTATCAGGAAGATGAAATAGGATTGAGATTTAAAGTTCATGCCTGCCTATGTTATATCTTTGAAGAAAAAATGAGATGAAGTACCATCACCTGGGTATTCCTACCGACACACCACGACCGAACGAAATTTACCTGGAGCCATTCAAAATGTTTGTATCGGGTTATGATGAAAGCCCATTTCACATTGAGTGGATACGTTTCGAGGCCGGCAGCCCTTTACCGGAGATTGTCAGGACTGTGCCTCATGTTGCCTTTGAGGTAGACCATCTTGAGAAGGCTCTTGAAGGGCATGAGATCCTTATATCTCCCAACAGTCCTTCCAAAGGCATCAGGGTTGCTTTCGTCCTGAGTGATGGCGCACCTGTCGAATTCCTGGAAACGGAGGGAAGTGAAGCTCAGACAGCAAGCCCTGAAGAGATTTTGGATGCCCTTGGTCCCTGTGGCCTGTATTGTTCAAAATGTTTTGCTTTTCAAGGGGGACCGATCAGAGAATACAGCCAAAAGCTGCAGGAAGCCCTGGGTGATTTTGATAAATATGCCGAACGGTTTGTAAAGTTATTGCATGAACCGATTTTCCTTTTCTATCCATATTTCAAGGAGATGGTGTCATATTTTGCCAAAGGGCACTGCAAAGGTTGCCGTATGGACACCTGCCAGTTATACAAGGCCTGTAATGTGAAAAGCTGTGCTGTAGCCAGGCATGTTGATTTCTGTTTTCAATGCCCGGAGTTCCCATGTAAAACGACCAATTTCGATGAACATTTGAAAAAACGCTGGATAGATGTTCAAAACAGAATGAAAGAAGAAGGGCCTGAGAGGTATTTTCTGGCAACAAAAAGTGGTTCGCGGTATTAAATGTCTAATATTCAGATATCTTAGCAAATCGGATTAAACCTGTTCATTAGCTTTTTTCAGACTTTCAATAATTTTCGGAAAATCTTTCATATCGGACATCATCATTTCCACGTCAAAGCTATTTACCGACTGCTTTATCCGTATTCCATAACGGATCAGCAACTGAATGTCGTATTTTGAACCCAGTTCTGAAATTTGTTTACCGAATAGTGTGATATCTTCAACAGATAGTTGTTCTTCAATTCTATTCCATGAGAGCATCAAATCGCCTTCCAGATATCCGATAATCTGAGGCAGGCTTTTCAATGCCTCCTGTGATATAGGTTCAATGTCACCTGCTTCCTCTGCCTGTTCATCCGGAATAGTATGCGGGAGGTATTTGATCAGTTCATTATACAGGCTATCCAGGCTGACAGGTTTTATTAACAGTCCATTGAAGTCGTACTGGTGTATTCTTTTAATCTGCGATGACATAGCCGATGCAGTGAGGGCAATAACAGGTATGTGTTTGAATTTTTCATCATTTCTGATGATCTTGAGTAGTTCAAAGCCGTTAATGCCGGGCATCCCGATATCGGTTATCACCAACGAGAAATCCCCCTTCCTGATGAGAGGGACAGCTTCTTCTCCGTTATGGGCTTCAATAGTTTCAAGAGCTGTATCGTGCAATGCTTCCAAAAGGTACTGCCGATGGCTGTCGATATCATCAACTATAAGTACTTTGGCTTTATGAAATTTGATTTTTTCCGGATCGATGATATGCCTGGATTCTTTCCGGGTGATTTCATCTGAGACAGGGATTTCCCAAAGTTTGATGATGAACGTGCTCCCCTTATTTACTTCACTTTCAACAGAAATCTCCCCATTCATCATTTCCACCAGTCTCTTGCAGATAGTCAGGCCCAGTCCTGTACCGCCATATTTATTATAATCCTGACGCCTTACCTGAGTAAATGACTGAAAGATCCTATCCTGTTCCGCTATCGGAATACCTATGCCTGTGTCTTCAACTTTAATGATCAGGTCGGTAACTTCTTTTTGTTCATCCATTACATATAACTTATTCCGGTTGACGGCTTCAACCGTCAGTTTGACATAACCTTTTTCGGTGAATTTAATGGCATTATCCAGCAGATTGAAGAGGATTTGCTTCATTCTCACATCATCGAGGTAAACTGATTCGGGCAGGTCGGGATCTAAATGAATGCTGAAATTGATTTTTTTCTTGCCTATTTTAAGCGAGAAGGTATCTTCCAT is a genomic window containing:
- a CDS encoding pitrilysin family protein; amino-acid sequence: MYDATAADLQNTAAEWLTDGDYTLEVLPFPDVNASDKGVDRSTFPATEEPPLARFPEVQRIQLSNGLKVVLAEVHSIPLVVFSMLTDAGYAADAGDMAGLSRLTSDLMDEGTNKRTGSELSDELNILGARITTGASLDNSYVALSTLKQNLDPSCALFAEVILTPSFTASDFNRIQKLQINRIKRDKIVPSSIATRVYPKVLYGEEHPYGNPWNGCGFEETVAKVTLNDVRDFHKKWFLPNNSTLIVVGDITMDEILPRLEKLFGAWKKGQIPGKQVPAVAPGQKPAVYIVDKPEAPQSEVFAGFLAPSPKDNGTIAMDIMNKIFGSEAGARLFMNIREDKHWSYGAYSFFNDVAGQRPFMMWAPVQTDKTKETMQEILKEVKGIIGDKPVTQDEFSHASLQDCGNPCGRLKDHLNKSSTMDFRIIISANIPA
- a CDS encoding carboxypeptidase regulatory-like domain-containing protein — translated: MKKQILSSIVPACFLLLFIILNSFGTPHSSAVGIKEDYFKVMTTGTSNPSVSYHQSLLPPDSGYLGLTFSTWPGIPRPDSVRIIIEGYGIDTIVPCCSYGARLPCGGPFIRCKADGYVSVEIENVNIYFEQTVDLEVIFIEMPYPVISVYADPNHQPNIPYISWFKMQDCHQYQYDDGTADSVFAWPEEGNMAAVRFTPDSYPAQILGAEVNIYDGTWPPGDLFAPFQMALYDDDGTNGLPGTQLAITTIAPYEWGWTYADFSSENIFITEGDFYIVKIQGGNYPNCSPVTVDMSDPDGRSYIQEISTPGEWQPVGFGDFLIRAWQKNQDIDKNTPPGDIDKSGTDGDRHLCHYDIYRLKPGDEFYYENWVLINDLVLDEFYYDTGWISQDTGYYRYAVIASYSYNQSEPAMSNVIRNALSVTINVLTECNESPEGAQVLLENDDNNPAHVYEALAPENGIVVFSDVATGYYSLWVELAYFQPYSHDNIHIANDTSLSLTLHSTCLPPTIIPDPLYPGSFRIVFAGGGAVTLYSEDFEGGIIPPGWTQEFIDSTVYWTVQTGSPSGIPDQAHSGLFNAAFGGTSATTMLITPEFDLSHVFWPKLTFWHTQAGDTVQDELKVYYKNSDATPWKPLTSFSQQNISQWTQSVVTLPNPSEHYRIGFKGEINNGGLGICLDDVEIRADTTMNVSPPCLIGFNLYLNGTHLGFMTELTYTFTDLVVGEFYVIGVSAQYPTCESMIVEYPFTYYTCDYFTPPQNFGASAEGMEVNLTWSPPASPEPGIYEIAYDDGVPENAIAWYDPGAMTAVRFTPGGYPCEIRKYHMHIFDGSWPVGNNLQSFMIHVYDDDGANGYPGTDLGSMEVTPANYEWVEFDIDSLDVSIGSGDFYLAHEQLHTYPDCPPTAVDETSAGQGRSYDRAVGASWATGQYDLYMIRATVYGPFGGDHIVKSYVLPAKPSMSPNDEAVSLRPSVNTSTNNSSGTCRYLFDDGTVRFSLIGYDIFRNDVIINESIVTDTLYTDIVSPAGIYEYNLIAVYDMGVSCPFDTSLTFECGSEFPTPEGIYADNLNNGYIFVSWDPPSEENSQKLQQTHQKNTPASLNPINNGSIKSIATFTLIGYNLWKNQELLAFVSAPDTCYYDIVTESGNYAYYVSALYYSGESWWTGPATVYINGIGSVKGKVTDALTSLPVDGAQITLYPGGYTDICSPDGQYLVFNIPHGYYMMTVEKDGYYPATSNISIPYYNINRNITLTPNSIAFLPFYENWESFSYDDQNWSFAPYQGNWIIFPEEGNPFPSAGFVCDNTVSNYSFALVSPNILLNQPDDSITLGFDLNIINNRDGARGLNKLSVEVWNNIYWITVDEIDDSTGTNWITYNYDISDYITWPSLKIRFVTSGGGWGDYVSCLIDNITVRSEYLVQLYGYITDIQGEIIPYGEITVEGYEPVMSNSSGYYSVEVASGYYNVTAEAEGYYSDTIKGIDIRYGLHFDFILEKILSVPPVMNNTTLLIYPNPATSVVYFKLPPNSEKIIVYNIQGQIIYRLDTKGQLFIQTDLSGFEKGFYIVRCILDDGKVLTKKMILE
- a CDS encoding LytTR family DNA-binding domain-containing protein, with the protein product MEKPSGNIAVSRQTPAEEPFIYIRDNKKVFKVYLKDISYIEGYGEYIKIHAEDKTYLTRKTMHEFEKNYPMINF
- a CDS encoding response regulator; translated protein: MESTSPKTKCIIVDDEPLAIKLIKSHVKKVDTLEIVAECRNALQAMDVLRKENIDLMFLDIHMPQISGLDFLKILSHPPKVILTTAYRQYALKGFDLDVVDYPLSRFHWKDS
- a CDS encoding amidophosphoribosyltransferase, giving the protein MSGFFGSVSKEDCVYDVFYGTDYHSHLGTKLAGLAFFDQDKGFQNAIHSIENGYFRNKFEDHLKDFSGLGGIGVISDTDAQPLVVYSHLGKFAIATVSRIVNLTELEEKFLKKHRHFSENSQGVINPTELVAMLISEEQDFVSGIENVFASVKGSCSMLILTETGIIVARDKLGRTPIIIGRKEHAYAVASETSSFANLNFMTEKFIGPGEIIFITAEGCQTLKAAGEKMQICAFLWVYYGYPPSCYEGINVEDCRYRCGAALARKDDVDADFVTGIPDSGVGHAIGYSNERKMPYMRPYTKYTPTWPRSFMPQSQQMRDLVAKMKLIPNEALIKGKKGVFCDDSIVRGTQLKDNTRDLFDAGIAEVHMRIACPPLTYPCMFLNFSRARNTLELASRKSISQIEGTEDVDYNDYSDPQSERYHLMVDQIRQNLGLTSLKYQELSDLVAAIGLPKEKLCTHCWDGSSYY
- a CDS encoding DUF3795 domain-containing protein, whose protein sequence is MKYHHLGIPTDTPRPNEIYLEPFKMFVSGYDESPFHIEWIRFEAGSPLPEIVRTVPHVAFEVDHLEKALEGHEILISPNSPSKGIRVAFVLSDGAPVEFLETEGSEAQTASPEEILDALGPCGLYCSKCFAFQGGPIREYSQKLQEALGDFDKYAERFVKLLHEPIFLFYPYFKEMVSYFAKGHCKGCRMDTCQLYKACNVKSCAVARHVDFCFQCPEFPCKTTNFDEHLKKRWIDVQNRMKEEGPERYFLATKSGSRY